The DNA segment gaaatgcttgatcattgataattcatccgcattgttcatgaatgggactactttgtgtagcacatgaacaactTCCTTTagttgtgatttggaatcaaataaagatgctacatgattgtcagaaatacacttaactttgtttgcgggataaacccgcaaccaaaaatgattttttacctTACTTGTTATTAATTATCCAATTATACAAAATACAACAATTCAGGTTAGTCATAGTTCAGtggatttaatatttttctttcagtaAAGAGATAAAAGAGTCATGGGATAGAAGGCTAAGTGTTGCCAGAAATCTTGCAGACATGGGACTAAGTGCAAACCCAAACAAAACAATCCACATTAAGTCAGCAAAGGTTTGTCTTTTCTGTGTAATGTCTTTTCTGTGTTCAGCCTAATATTTCTGCCAAGCGAACTTGCCTGCTATGGATTAGTTTGTGcagatttatttcataaatatctaTACATTAATTACTTTACCTTTAAGaaacccgcctgcttagctcagtagatagagcattggtctacggatcgaggggtcgtcacgagttcgatcctcgggcggggcgtatgttctccgtgactatttgataaacgaaatcattagtcctccacctctgattcatgtggagaagttggcagttacttgcagagaacaggtttgtactggtacagaatccaggaacactggttaggtaaactacccgccgttatatgactgaaatactgttgaaaaacggcgttaaacccaaatcaaacaaagttTACCTTACTAAACTTTACAATTAGTTATGTGCATTTTGACATAAGCTGTACTGTGCATCAACACTGCAGAGCTaagagtagaaaaaaaaatagttgctGAAAACAACCTCTGATAAACCACTTAATGAATTTTCACTGTCTTAACACTATCCAGAATTATTGACCTAAGATTTGTTCAGATGGTTCAACTCGACTTAGCCAAGCTCACATGAAACAAAGGTTCTGGGTGAAATTTTAGTAAAGGTGAATGTTGCATCGTCCTCCCCATAGTCTTCTCTGAAATAAATGCTCGGAATTGCAATATATATTGCTTGTAGCATTCTGGCATGATAAACctcataatttgtaaaaatggCACTGCTTGACTGCATTTAAGAGTCTGTTTGCAAATGagtaataaaatttgcaaaaacctCTCACACACCCTACATAGGCAGTCAAACTCACTGTATTATACAATTGATTTGTCAATGAATGACCtccatgattaaaaaaaaaatgaatgatagCACTTAAAGACTTTACATTCAACAAACATCACTTAAATACTAATGTTatgacagttaataaaatctttaaataactTTCCTGACATCTTCTtgtcatgaaccatttgatggatcttcaccagtTTTAGCCTGTAGCTTGCCTGGATGGAGctttcaaaagtttgttcaaaGTGGTCTGTTCTATTGTATTTCTGTGTGTGGGGAGTGGGTCagagctaaaataaataaaaagaaaacttaaaatacttcAACTTATGAATTCACTGTTGTATGCTCAGCAAACTTGTTCAGAAGCTAGGTCAAAAGTTCCAAGTCAAGTGTGTGACATAGGAATGCATGAATTTTTGTTAAAGCCAGattttgaaaaacagtgtttCTTTCAGGAATTGATTACACCCATTGACTTAGATGACACAGGTAAAAACAAAGAACCAAAAGGAAGGCCAGTTAAGGAGCATGTTGTCCAGTGTAAGTATTTTAGTGTATGCTATGGAAGATTTTAAGGTAGTTGTATAGGTTTGATAAACTGAAAGTCAGATATCTTAAAGCTTAGTCTAACTCTCCCACTGTTTGGGTGTAATTTTTCAACATGATCCTTACTATCAAGTTTGGCACAGAATGTATAtattatgacactgaaaaaaggataaagtgggtgaaaataaaagttagatattcgtaaaaaagcaagaaaaatgtaaattgctGCATTATTCAATTTAAGCGTTGTAACAGTTTACTAGATATATACCTTATGCGcaacatttttggttatttataggAATTTCTTGCAAAACtctgtcaataagtttgtaccactagtcattaTCAGGGTACGCATTTTTTGtgtggatttttgagagaaattatttttgccTAAAGTGTTGagatcttaaggtagttctgcaggtttgataaactggaagtcagatcttaaggtagttcttcaaatttgataaactggaagtaagatcttaaggtagttctgcaggtttgataaactggaagtcagatcttaaggtagttctttaaatttgataaactggaagtaagATCTTAAGGTAATTTTGCaggtttgataaactggaagtcaGATCTTAAAGAAGTAATGCAAGTTTAATAAACTGGCAGTAAGATCTTAAGGAAAGTCATCCTACATAAAAATATCCAATGTGCACAGTTATTAAAAGGGCTCTTAAATTTTTCTAATGTATCTTTAGAGGTTAATAtgcttaaaaatatatacatgtttttcagcTCTAGAGAAAGATGCATCACGGCCATCAGCAAAGACCAATAAACTGTCGGAACCAGATGTTCTCTTTTGTACATATATGCTAGATAAACATGGGGACGACTTTAAGGTATATGCGTGTTATGTGTTCTGAAATTGATACAGCTATATGTATGTAGCAAGTTCAGTTAGCTCTGTAGTATCGGACTATGGTCTACCTTGATAGTCTGATCATTGATAAGGGCTGCTAGTGAGGACCTTGGAGGATCCTCTTATGTGTAACTAGTCTGCCAGTGAAATCCACAGATCTACTGGTTCCTGGACTGCTTTTCTCACAGCATACTGTACAGTGTGGATCAAGCAAACACTATTCTGATTATTCTTTTATCATGATGGAGTAGAACATGCAGAAATCAGCACCTCAACACATCTCACACAacactttaagatttttttttgcatccAGAGAAAATcttcacaagttttttttttcaaatatccaGTCCTTGCCAACAAAAAATAATTGATACTAAgttgttaaaggtccaatactaacgaaagtgaacattttaatttcttttaaaaagcacagaaactatttcattttattggaaaatgaaagttggtatgtagaaattcgaaataaatcgcagtatatgtacaattatttttctatgaagtatgaagaaagataaaaagacctggggggtcattctgtcgattcattgaaatttcaacataatacacatacatttctttgagttccaaagaccttctgtaaattttgacctgccaatcttcattatttagtgtcttgcagaagtcatgcactggctatgaaaaaaattgctaACTCACTttccttagtaatggacctttaaatggtgaacattgtttgtttatttaggAAGAAGCGATATATTCTCTATCCAATTCATGGATTGTTGTGTAGATGTTATCTAGGAAATGCCTTAAAATTTCTGTAATACCAGAATTGATCTGAATTCCCTTGCTTGACTGGATGCCTGGAATAAGTTAACTGTTTCAAATGTTGTTAAACtgagttttgagaccagtctcagaatgctgATTTACCGTtggttaattatgtctcccaccacacagtggtgtgggagacatattgatttactcctgtctgtgagtctgccagtctgtctgtcacaaagcttgtccgcactctaagttgaacatttcttatctgatcttcaccaaactcgaacaaaatgtgtttgccaataagtcctcggccaagtccgataactagccaaatcggccaaggctctttggaattatggcccttgacaataattaatGAATCACTTAGACTAATAAAATTCCTGAATtattcattctcaaacatgcaccaaaaaccattcatcttgtccgcactctaagtcaagcATTTCtcttccgatcttcaccaaacttgaacatctcttccgatcttcaccaaacttgaacaaaatgtgtttgaccataagtcctcagccaggttcgataactagccaaattggcctaggcacttcagaattatggaccttgaatttctgaaaatcggcctttttgctcttgtccgtgctctaagtcaaacatttctcatccgatcttcaccaaacttgagcaaaatgtgtttgaccataaatcCTCGGCCAAGCTCGATAATTCACCAAATCGCCCAAGgtatttcagaattatggcccttgatttacccaaaatcagccttttacTCTTCAAAGGCATATTTTTAGtaagtaaacagtataaaaagattactatttagatgattaggcagttgtaggagacatgcgcttttctcaaaagcagctctagtttaaagACTGagttcaaaatcaaaattatgctATGTTTTGAGATTGGCTAACTCTGGCCCTGGATTGATATCATGATACAGCCCATTCAAATAGATATGaaatcattttttagctcatctgattttttggagaaaaaaaatgataagttattgtcatcacttgatcggtgtctgCGTTGGCGTCGgcattggcgttgcctggttaagttctatgtttaggtcaacttttctcctaaaccatcaaagctattgctttaaaacttgcaacacttgttcaccatcagaagctgactctgtacaacaagaaacataactccatactgctttttgcaagaattatggccccttttggacttagaaaatcaaatttcttggttaagttttgtgtttaagtcagcttttctcctaaactatcaaacttttgaaagctattgctttaaaacttgcaacacttgttcaccatcaaaagctgactctgtacagcaagaaacataactccatcctgctttttgcaagaattatggccccttttggacttagaaaatatcagatttcttggttaagttttatgtttaggtcaacttttctccttaatggtcaaaactattgctttaaaacttggagcagttatttgccattaaaagctgactctgtacaacaagtaccataactctacattgctttttgcaagaattatggccctttttggacttagaaaatcatggtaggacaatatacagagacaaaaaaatcagatgagcgtctgcacccgcaaggcggtgctcttctgggttttttttgttcCATGTTGgcacaaaatttcatggttttggccaaaataGCTGTTTAATGGAGGTGTGAATTCCTGGCTTTTGAATCTAGCACTTATAGTGAATGgaaatgttattaagttatatgttggCACAACCATGAAAACCCCTGCAAATTATGAATGATTACACAGAAGATAATGATTTAGCACATGTACATAGTATACCCATCAAGATTATAAAATGTACAGTTTCACAGTTTGGAGTGAGCCTCCATGGCACATtagttaaggtcactgatttaAATATACTTAGTGCTGGTCTACATGTGTTCGACTCTGTTCATGTTGTCacctgaggaagccatccaactggctttgGAAAAGTGGGTGGTTCTTACCCCAGTGCTGGCCCATGTCTGAAACAAAGGTCTTTCCCAGCCAATAGAAGCTGTAAAGTTGCCATATGAAGAGAAACAAAAGACATGAAAAACGAGAACTTATATTTAGGAAAAGCTTGCTTTTGATCATGGAATAGTTTATGTTTTAACACTGAACAGTGAcacattacaaaaataaatatatatttatgccaGGCAGTCACATCGTTTTGAGAGAACTTCTTTTTTTACCCTAAGGAGGGGAAACAATTTATGTTAATATAATATGGTATCACCCCTTGAGTGAAGTTGCTTCACTTCTGTGGGTTAGAGTGCTGGCTTATGggaggttgatggttctacctagATGTCTGCTTATGCCAGAAATAATGCCCACAGTGGGACTTCTTGGGTCTTTTTCCatgttaaaagctggaaagttgccatatgacctacattgcATTGGTGTGATTTAAAACCCAGTAAAACTGTTAACATACGGACTGCTGTTTATAACTGAAAtagttgaaaaatggcattttatCTACAAAAGTCCAATACATACAGAGGTTGCTGTTTCATACttttacataaatgaaatgtAGTAAATCCCTAAGCATTAAATAATCTTTTgctgaaataaattttcaaacttaATACAGTTGCTCGTTAGGAGTAAAACtatacatttaaaagtttttacagGTAAAAATGAATGCATAAGGCTATAATTTTTGCAAGGCTTGCAGTATacttaacctttatcctgctaaatttctaaaatggactggttgatcattcaatctggacagtaccatttattatttgaaggggtgttcactgaaaatttactgactgaatagcgaacagtgcagaccatgataacctgcacagatgtgcaggctgatcttggtctgcactggccgcagaggcagaatcacttgctgccagctggctaagggttaattttgaCACCTCTGAAGTTTATTGAAGTAAAGAAGGGAATATTACAAGTACATTTACATGCACAAGTACAAAACTCGCAACATCTATGATTGCAGAAAAAATGCTGTTCGGTCTGCATGGTTCTTATATTAATTTCAGGCAATGGCAAGAGATCCCAAGAACCATTACCAGGAGACCTCAAAGCAGATAAAGAAGaagataaacatgtttaaaaacacACCAACACAGTATGAGGCCTACTTAAAGTCAAAAGGTGAGAATggctgatacatgtatatataaacaagacaagACAGACAATGCATTGTGATTTCTAGAGATATTTCAGAGCTGGATCCTAGGAAGGTGACTTTTGTGTGGATCCAAATCACACTGAGTATTGTTGTTACGGAGGAATTTTGATATTCTGACTGCAATTGTCCATGTGTAGATGAATTCATCATTGAAAAAAGAACTAGTATTACAAGAAGAATTAATTAAATTTGGTATTATTCAGTTATGTAAAtagtgattttcaaaaaaaaatttaaaaaaatacaacaagaattcatttttgaaaaaatatttgtactAGTAGATTATTACTAAATACATGCATTTGTTGTCATTTTGGTTgactattattatcattttgatgTTTTCATTGTTAGGAAAATAACAATTTACTATCATCTCTCATTTCTTATTCAACTTGTTACACAGTGATATAGAGTGTTAGAAAATAAAAGTATTACAGACACATGTATTTGTTGTTGTTCAGTCTTCCCACCACTTACCTGTTCCAGCTCTGATTTGTTTCTAGATTGCTTACTAGTGACTGGTCCATATTGGGACCAAATTagtgtttttatacgcccaaagggagcATATTATGTTATGGCGCTGGTGTCTGTccaacttgaaacaaatgttaaccacatcgaaacgacttgcagagcgcatgttttggatggcttcaAGGTCGCACTTGGGGGTCataggtcatatgactttgtttcatgtctgctctgtaactctttaactgcttgaaggatttttaagaaacttggcgcaaatgttcaccacaacgaaacgacatgcagagcacatgttgcGGATGGCTCTCTCCAAGGTCAgcatcacacttaggggtcaaaggtcatacattCGGGCGTACtagtatattgctccgcattgcggtgctcttgtttaattgtTCTCTGGCATCTTTCaaagttttaatattaaaaacCTGTGTGAGCCAGAGATTTTTGTCATTTAAAGCAAGCAAAAGGTATTATATGATCACCTGCATCATGTGGCATTCACTAAAGTTGTCTGCTCTCAAATTTGAGCAGTTTGTACCTAATGCTTACCAGAGTTGTTCATAATGTTTATCAGCATAATATCTCTGCCTGCTGTAATAACCAGCTGGATTGTCTTAGAGGCTTTGCAGTTATGGCCTTTGTAGATAATTATAGTGAAAATTGACAAGTGTCTGCTCTCTAACTTGAGTAGTTATTATGCAGTGCTCACCACACTTGGTCATAATGATTATGGTTACATTATCTCGGCAAGGTATGATGACCAGCTTGATGGAGTTATAACCCTTGCATTGTGAAACCTGGGTCACAATGTCTATGTGCATAATTTGGGCATGTTTACTAAGCAGCCAGATTGTCCCAGAGACTTgttttatggcccttgaattacttaaaactGGAAATTGACAGCATTCAAGTAATAACTTAAGCtattcttatccaatgttcaccaaacctAGACTGTAAATGGGCATATCATCTTAGCCAAGTTTGATTACCCCAAATGGATAGTTCTTGTTGCTGTGGAGTGATGGCCCTTGAATTTGAGAAATATTCAGTTTGCAGCTCGTGTGGAGCagtaaatttcataaattatgaGTCCCTTTAACTGGCCCTATATGTAGGAATATGATAAGTTCTTCAGTCCAGTCATCAGTATATAATTCATTAAGCAAAACATGCTGAAATTTGAATATCTTaagacaaatgaaaaaataacataGGCCTGCTTTcagtgaatatttttatttaaaaaataaataattccaAATCAGCTTGTAATAAATTGTCTAGAAAAACAGAAAAGAGCTCATGCATTCTACCAGTCTGTAAACTGGATGCAATTTGCATCAGgtaacaagaacatttttaaaaggcATTCATTCGTTATTCAGATTTTATGTACTCAATAAGATGATATTaagactgttgttgttgtttttttcatctcgccaaaatgttttaagaaagtataatatttaaagatacattttttctctctttatgTAAGAAGGTGACAGGGGTATTTCATTGTTTCATCCCTGAACAATTGTATGATTAATTTGTAAGATACTCATCTGTATcacaacagtttttttctgaattcTTTTCTGCTTTATAGCACTAGATCAATACACCATATTTCAGACATACTAAATTCAGAGTCATATTTAAGCAATGTAATGAACATAAATACATGCATATAGAATTGAAAATTCAGGTAAATACTACTGTAAAAGCACACATTTTCGCTGGGTTAAAATttcgtgaatttgaaattttgagtttgtTCGCAAGGTTTTAATATTTGCgtaattgtaaaaatggtatcgtactttaatttgaattatactaatggtgaatatttaccggaggattaattttcgcgagaagtagggcctcgcaaatatagcgaaaattaaaccctcacaaaaatttctgcttttacagtaagtcTGGAAACATCAAAGAAGCAAAGAATATTGACTTAAGAAAACATAAATTGAAAATGGCAGTTCATACTGAAAACAGCCGTGATGAgtgaataaaaatagaaatacatttgatCTCCTGTACCGTTCTTAATGTCTTGTACACAGTAGTCTCCCCTCTTGCTATTGTTTTCCACTATGGGAGGTAAAAAAATTGCTATGGGAAAGATACAGAAAGTTACTGCTATTTTGATATCTGCATTTTTCGTGAATTTTAGGAGAACTTAACCATTCCTCAGAATGTTTATGAGGATTAAATTTTGGAAAATCCTTGTCCAGTTTTATTTCTgctaatttcaaattttgaagaaaaaaaaatgcattcccaTTTAACATAAAATGTGAAAGTTGCTTAACAATTAAATAAGAGATCTGCAAAGTGTAAAAATGAGCAGTCCCAGTTGCTGGTGTTTGATATTGTTTGGCATAAAATGACTGCAGAAAGTGAATAGAAACTTTTAAATACCttgaatattcaaataatttctaTCCTAGGTGACCGGATAGTTTCACTAGTTAtgaagaaattcatgaaaaaggTGAATCAACAAGCGCTTTGTCTGCTGTAAGCAAGAAATTAGAAATATACTATTATGAATAAGAAACAATTATAATACTGACAAATTGTGCTTAAATACCACAGAATAAAACAATACAGACATACAAAAATATGATAACTGTGCagttaatatataataatactgTTTTCAGTAAAATGAGCAAATTAGGTTGAATTGAATACACATAACATTTCAGAATTATATAAATCAGATCTCGCTATTTAGATACATACATATTCTGATAACAAAAACAATACTTAAACTTGTTTAGGAGGGAGAAAATAATACTGTTTCACCAAGATAATCACATTTCCATGAAATACCTACATGCAGCATTTCATTATTCTAgaaaatactttaattttaaagaaaaatatattcatgttctcgtttttttttttaccaggatTCAACATTGtgttatttctttctttcttttttaagaaataaaaacatcatgAAGTTGAAATACTGCCTAAAATTGTACATCAGAAATCAAgcattttgataaagaaaaaagcTAAATAAGTTATCTCCCAGATTATTTAGATgtgtaaaattaatattacttCTGAACCACCCTATATATTTCTTTTCCAAGCACTGACACACTCAGCTCACTGTTGTCAGTGTCATTTGCGTGTTCGTTTTATCTTAGACAAAAGAAGTCTCTTTACAAGTTGTACCGTACTTGTCAAGTAGTTTCTGTTAGGTTAGaaattacatgtaataaaacTGTCCTTAGCATTAGATAAAAATTAATCAACACTCCCGAAAATACATCCAAGCTTATTTCGAGACATGTTTTATGTCTGCACTATTTACGCTGTTGTTCCTTTGTATTTTTAGCACTGTAACAAGGTTCTTTCACATATGACACAAGCAACATTATTTCGAACACATCTGCTGTTTAATAAAGAGATTATGGTGCCTTTAGCCTTAAAGTTTGTGTGTTTTGATAATATTAACAAGGTGCATTTTGCATCTTTAAAGTTCGTTTCAGTCAGCCAATTTGTTTTTACAGGAAGTGGATAGTTAATGTATTGTTCGTTTATGTACATGCTTTAGGAGACAGAGACTATCTAAATAAAGCTAAGTCCTTACTCTTAGAGATTATGTCATATCTAACATGGCTTAGCCACTCTAGTATTGCACCTGTCAAGGTTAAAAGTTACATTGCTGGCTGCAAACATTTAACAAAATCAGActaatttaagtattttttaatttaaagatgtAGCAATTTTTGTAACAGAAGTGTTTGTTCTTAGCGTTCAATAGGTCTAGAAAGTTGTTCAATCCGTGGAGGGAATGCTCCTTTTAGCGCTAATGGTTTCACAAGAAACGCATCTGGATTGAATTGCACGTGGTCCATAGTTGCTCGCACAATCGGTTTAGAAAGTTCCTCTATCCTGCCAGATGATGAAGCGCGTTTCGCAGCACGAGAAATTGGCCATTGCTCATCACGTGGTAATTTGTAATCGTCAACCACAGGTTTAGGGCGGGCTAATTCCAGGCATCTTGAAGTTGCTGTAGCATTTTTAGCACTATTTGAAACCTGCAAGAAGTGTTGGAAATTGAATAGTTGGAACATATTAACTGTATGTAAAGATCAGTCtataacccttaccctacttaatttctataatgaacttgtccatctttcaatttggacattgactgttaaaatggatgcttaccaaaacgataactgactgaacagcgaacagtgcagatcatgatcagactgcattgatgtgcaggctgatcatgatctgcactggtcacaaaggcagaatcaattgtgtccagcaaaATAAGGGCTAAAagtagttaatcagattttggtcaagtaatAGATTTGTTTGAAGCTTTTAACATCTACtcgtttcaagttttttttgttcATATAGTACTTAATACATGTTCGTTTTCATTGGAAGTATTTTCccatcctggttgcccaaccaagataagAGTTATTTTAGCAAAACATATCTTGCCTATTATAAGGAATGATATTGATAAAAGACTTATTGCATTATAAGCCTGTTTGTTAAAAATTAGCATTAACAGTTATATACTTAGCTGGAATTCATTaagaaaagttttttaaaaaaagatactattacctccctttgcccaCCTTCTGTGTGCAACTAAGATTGATTAAACATAAATTCAGAAGCTATaccagttttaaaactttattttttcagactttttgaATATCCtgatatctatcaaatgcaaatttataactaaaataaaaagaaatgctttgtttcatattaacctttagcctgctgacagcAGATGATCCTGCCTTTGGGACCaatgcagaccacgatcagcagGCTGATCATCCTGCTGGTCATggacatggtctgcactgttcgctattcagtcagtaaatttgcagtgaacacccctttgaataataagtgatactgcccaaactgaatgatggaccagtctattttagaaatttagcatggtaaaggtaaAGTTATTACAACAATTGTAATTATTAAAAGTGGTCTAAGTCTATGTAATGGgtattttgttccttaaataattcccTAAAGAGAATAATacacaaagagaaaaatataaaatgttgctcatatgtgattgaccacctttaaactaATTGAAAACGTTCTGGAAATTTATTATCAAGCTTTTTGATATTTCACctttaccccgctaaatttctgtagtggactggtccatcattccatttaggcaataccatttattatttcaaaggaatgttcactgaaaatttactggctgaatagcgaacagtgcagaccatgatcagcctgcaaggatgtgcaggctgatcttggtctgcactggtcgtaaaggcaccagcaggctaagggttaaatggaaaaaaaatattggaacGTTTTTCACGTGGGTAAGATGTCAGCTTTTAAGCCTCTGGGCCGGCATGTTCCAATCCCTATTGGACTACAGTATGAGTGGAagacattaattttgaactaaTGCTTACGTACAAAGCATAgcagaaatcataaatgaattacAAACCCCCCATTTGGGTTCTCTGAAGGGTCCTTCATCTCTGGGTTTCGGTGTAGATAGTGACAATATACGCTCGGAAGCCTCAGCCTTCATTGCTGCATGTGATATCGGAGTTTTTATCGGTCTCTCGGGTTTAAAATCTTTATGCGGTGTTTTATGTCTTGCCAGCTGGGTGATGTGTGGGCGTTCTCCGCACGAGACTGCATTGCGATCTACTCCAACAATTGGACTCACTCTACCACAGCTATACTTGAACTGTGGGCTACAATGTAACATATTAAGTTAGGGTACTTGAATATGGGCCACTATTTTATGCTTGTACATGATACATGGTTTCTGGGGGCTATTCGTGCAGAGATTCAGAAATGCAACAAGATAT comes from the Mercenaria mercenaria strain notata chromosome 9, MADL_Memer_1, whole genome shotgun sequence genome and includes:
- the LOC123546885 gene encoding nucleolar protein 16-like, with amino-acid sequence MGKPTKRQARKQYNYSTNRRKEWKKSKKLPDIKCKEIKESWDRRLSVARNLADMGLSANPNKTIHIKSAKELITPIDLDDTGKNKEPKGRPVKEHVVQSLEKDASRPSAKTNKLSEPDVLFCTYMLDKHGDDFKAMARDPKNHYQETSKQIKKKINMFKNTPTQYEAYLKSKVDDAWGTFRKVCCSPVTAELRDGPPTSHSPRKRRRITRKYEAARRNGHYTQSPEVLDKDSTVESPPVTLSRVRRKLHFGRKPPKIRENVLDS